Proteins found in one Candidatus Binatia bacterium genomic segment:
- a CDS encoding urate hydroxylase PuuD, whose protein sequence is MDGMFAAQSIFRWMHILAGITWIGLLYFFNWVNGPFQASIDGDAKKAVNPELLPRALFWFRWGAAYTWITGVLLLMMVFYHGGLMFEGGAGWTTGAIIMVAATFLVVFVYDACMNIEALKDMKVLFVVGLIDVAIMCLLYINVGGFSYRAYVIHIGAMFGTMMAFNVWFRIWPAQQKIITAVKEGTKPDAALVALAGSRSKHNTYMSFPLVWTMIDTHTVIPYASYGFWGLVVAVGIGWWFCSMMYRQSAKVKGF, encoded by the coding sequence ATGGACGGGATGTTTGCTGCACAGTCGATCTTCCGGTGGATGCACATTTTGGCGGGCATCACCTGGATCGGACTTCTTTACTTCTTCAACTGGGTTAACGGCCCCTTCCAGGCCTCGATCGATGGTGACGCCAAGAAGGCGGTCAACCCTGAGCTGCTTCCGCGTGCGCTGTTCTGGTTCCGCTGGGGCGCCGCGTACACCTGGATCACTGGCGTCCTGCTGCTCATGATGGTGTTCTACCATGGCGGGTTGATGTTCGAAGGCGGCGCGGGTTGGACGACGGGTGCGATCATCATGGTCGCCGCAACGTTCCTGGTCGTGTTCGTCTACGACGCGTGCATGAACATCGAGGCGCTCAAGGATATGAAGGTCCTGTTCGTCGTCGGTCTGATCGACGTAGCGATCATGTGCCTGCTGTACATCAACGTAGGCGGCTTCAGCTATCGCGCCTACGTGATCCATATCGGTGCGATGTTCGGTACGATGATGGCCTTCAATGTGTGGTTCCGGATCTGGCCCGCGCAGCAGAAGATCATCACCGCGGTGAAGGAGGGCACCAAGCCCGACGCCGCTCTCGTTGCGCTCGCCGGGAGCCGGTCGAAGCACAACACGTACATGTCGTTCCCGCTGGTGTGGACGATGATTGATACGCACACCGTCATTCCGTACGCGAGCTACGGCTTCTGGGGCCTCGTAGTTGCGGTTGGCATCGGCTGGTGGTTCTGCTCGATGATGTACCGTCAGTCGGCGAAGGTGAAGGGCTTCTAA
- a CDS encoding DUF2889 domain-containing protein, producing MRDLLPVDPDLELIHTRKYETQVYLVSDAELLARGAVRDTKPPGLYIEGDPEELDIHEMHVELRVSLPDLVITNARVAFETHPAAKCPHIVEDYERLVGLSIARGFTHKVRELFGGPRGCTHTTALIQAMAPAVVQSVWSVNIRRRRLSGASEAAENDAQQQRQFAGNLNTCHVWAEDGNHVALIRKGERPPVPLQLTERLVQLGRDPTKWGGRK from the coding sequence ATGCGCGACTTGTTACCGGTCGACCCCGACCTCGAGCTCATCCACACCCGAAAGTACGAAACGCAGGTTTATCTCGTGTCGGACGCAGAACTTCTCGCGCGCGGCGCGGTGCGCGACACGAAGCCGCCCGGTCTGTACATCGAGGGGGATCCCGAGGAGCTCGACATCCACGAGATGCACGTGGAACTGCGCGTCTCGCTGCCCGACCTCGTCATCACCAATGCGCGCGTCGCCTTCGAGACGCACCCGGCCGCGAAGTGCCCGCATATCGTGGAGGACTACGAGCGCCTCGTCGGTCTGTCGATCGCGCGGGGATTTACGCACAAAGTGCGGGAGCTCTTCGGAGGGCCGCGTGGCTGCACGCACACCACCGCTCTCATCCAGGCGATGGCGCCGGCGGTCGTGCAGAGCGTCTGGTCGGTGAATATCCGGCGACGTCGTCTCTCGGGTGCCTCGGAGGCGGCGGAGAACGACGCTCAGCAGCAGCGCCAGTTCGCCGGCAATCTCAACACGTGCCACGTCTGGGCGGAGGACGGGAACCACGTGGCCTTGATCCGCAAGGGCGAGCGCCCGCCGGTGCCTCTCCAACTCACGGAGCGCTTGGTTCAGCTCGGCCGTGACCCTACCAAGTGGGGTGGCCGGAAGTAG
- a CDS encoding TauD/TfdA family dioxygenase, which yields MTLRVRPMAPFGVELLGVDLRRDLPASRLGELRRLIVEEGLVLAREPSMTPEEQCRLGTRFGQIETLSLDGGRRSPGVLIVSNVADDGSVLGASDARMRTLALNKRWHTDSSFREIPAAFSLLRAVRVPDTGGDTFFASLRRAWDALTPEARTALYGLRAVHDYTDMGLPLIAHPIVRAHPESGRPGLFLSDHAPTIEGETESRGRALLKRLLAGCTRETEVYRHTWSAGDLVLWDNRSMLHRAQGFDEQSARTMHHVRIAGTEPVIAATSGHPTW from the coding sequence ATGACGCTCCGGGTACGCCCCATGGCACCCTTTGGTGTCGAGCTCCTCGGTGTCGACCTGCGCCGGGACCTCCCCGCAAGCCGTCTGGGGGAACTGCGGCGCCTCATCGTCGAGGAAGGGCTCGTGCTCGCCCGCGAGCCGTCGATGACCCCCGAAGAGCAATGCCGCCTCGGGACCAGGTTCGGCCAGATCGAGACGCTCTCTCTGGACGGGGGACGCCGGTCCCCCGGCGTCCTCATCGTCTCGAACGTGGCCGACGACGGTTCCGTCCTCGGCGCCTCCGACGCCCGGATGCGAACGCTCGCGCTCAACAAGCGCTGGCACACCGACAGTTCGTTCCGCGAGATCCCGGCTGCCTTCTCACTTCTCCGCGCAGTCAGGGTGCCGGACACCGGCGGCGACACGTTCTTCGCGAGCCTGCGGCGCGCCTGGGACGCCCTCACGCCCGAGGCTCGTACTGCGCTCTACGGCTTGCGCGCCGTGCACGACTATACGGACATGGGCTTGCCTTTGATCGCGCACCCGATCGTGCGGGCTCACCCGGAAAGCGGTCGCCCCGGCCTCTTTCTGAGCGACCACGCGCCCACGATCGAAGGCGAGACCGAGAGTCGGGGCCGGGCTCTTCTGAAACGGCTCCTCGCCGGGTGTACGCGCGAGACCGAGGTCTACCGCCACACCTGGTCGGCCGGTGATCTCGTCCTCTGGGACAACCGCAGCATGCTGCACCGTGCGCAGGGGTTCGACGAGCAATCCGCCCGAACGATGCACCATGTCCGCATCGCCGGCACCGAGCCCGTAATCGCCGCTACTTCCGGCCACCCCACTTGGTAG
- a CDS encoding alpha/beta fold hydrolase, which yields MNLLHTLHQPAGDGPHPTILVMHGYGANAHDLLGLAPHLLGGEALVIAPQAPLEVPLDPQGRLMGYAWFPLTLVQPPTEQDVATGIDAAQTFVDAALAKYPVDEKRIALLGFSQGGLIAFALALKDPDRFKALAALSTWLPDDLNDSLKADGSKLPTWVQHGTKDEVIAVSRARDTKQKLEARGVPLTYKEYEMGHEISAESLRDLVGWLSQNL from the coding sequence ATGAATCTCTTGCACACTCTTCACCAACCGGCCGGGGACGGGCCGCACCCGACGATCCTCGTCATGCACGGCTACGGCGCGAATGCGCACGATCTCCTCGGGCTCGCCCCCCACCTCCTCGGCGGGGAAGCGCTCGTGATCGCACCACAAGCCCCGCTCGAGGTGCCCCTCGATCCCCAGGGCCGACTCATGGGCTACGCCTGGTTTCCCCTTACGCTCGTGCAACCCCCGACCGAGCAGGATGTCGCAACCGGCATCGACGCCGCTCAGACGTTCGTCGACGCGGCACTCGCGAAGTATCCCGTCGACGAGAAGCGCATCGCGCTCCTCGGATTCAGCCAGGGCGGGCTGATCGCGTTCGCACTCGCGCTGAAGGATCCCGACCGCTTCAAGGCACTCGCCGCGCTCTCAACATGGCTGCCGGACGACCTGAACGACTCCCTGAAGGCCGACGGATCGAAGCTCCCCACGTGGGTGCAACACGGGACGAAGGATGAGGTGATCGCGGTCAGCCGCGCACGCGACACGAAGCAGAAGCTCGAGGCACGCGGCGTACCCCTGACCTACAAGGAGTACGAGATGGGGCACGAGATCTCCGCGGAGAGCCTGCGAGATCTCGTCGGGTGGCTCAGCCAGAATCTCTGA
- a CDS encoding acyl-CoA/acyl-ACP dehydrogenase: protein MDFGLNGDQALLAQSARAFLAKESPPALVRRLGDDPVGQSTDLNAKMTKQGWTGILVPKANGGLGLGMLDAAVLLTELGRFLAPCPFLSSAVLATSLLSFAGSASQKRYWLPRLACGEVLATVAWLEESDRLDPAGTALRARRARDRFRLSGSKLFVLDAHVADVYLVAARTSAGLGPEGVSLFAIPSDAVGLSVTPLAGFDTTRRLFEIKFDDVVVERDQRIGREGATWKPLQRMLDVGSVAIAAECQGGAERALEMAVDFAKIREQFGRPIGSFQAVKHMAADCFAEIEPSRSLLWYAAHAQQNNNKEASRAASMAKARLAEVYARATNKAVQMHGGIGFTWEHDMHFWFKRAKANEALFGSPAFHRERIAALSGW from the coding sequence ATGGATTTCGGCTTGAATGGCGATCAGGCTCTGCTCGCCCAGAGTGCTCGTGCGTTTCTGGCAAAGGAGTCGCCGCCGGCACTCGTGCGGAGGCTCGGCGACGACCCGGTCGGCCAGTCCACCGATCTGAACGCGAAAATGACGAAGCAGGGCTGGACGGGAATCCTGGTCCCCAAAGCGAACGGAGGCCTGGGACTTGGAATGCTGGACGCCGCCGTCCTACTGACGGAACTCGGACGCTTCCTCGCGCCCTGCCCGTTCCTGTCGTCCGCGGTCCTCGCAACGAGCCTGCTATCGTTCGCCGGCTCGGCCTCGCAGAAACGCTACTGGCTTCCCCGACTCGCGTGTGGCGAGGTTCTAGCGACGGTCGCGTGGCTCGAGGAGAGCGATCGACTCGACCCCGCCGGCACCGCACTGCGCGCTCGACGCGCCCGCGATCGATTTCGCCTCTCCGGATCGAAGCTCTTCGTTCTCGATGCGCATGTTGCCGACGTTTACCTCGTCGCAGCGCGAACCTCCGCGGGGCTCGGCCCCGAGGGCGTCAGCCTCTTCGCCATCCCGAGCGACGCCGTCGGCCTCTCCGTCACACCACTTGCGGGCTTCGACACGACCCGTCGCTTGTTCGAGATCAAGTTCGATGACGTCGTCGTCGAGCGGGACCAAAGGATAGGCCGAGAGGGCGCCACCTGGAAGCCCCTCCAACGGATGCTCGACGTCGGTTCCGTGGCGATCGCCGCGGAATGCCAAGGAGGCGCGGAACGAGCCCTCGAGATGGCGGTCGACTTCGCGAAGATTCGCGAGCAATTCGGGCGGCCGATCGGCAGCTTCCAGGCCGTGAAACACATGGCCGCGGACTGCTTCGCCGAGATCGAGCCATCGCGATCGCTGCTTTGGTATGCCGCGCACGCGCAACAGAACAACAACAAGGAGGCGTCGCGCGCCGCATCGATGGCGAAAGCCCGATTGGCGGAGGTGTACGCCCGCGCGACGAACAAGGCTGTGCAGATGCACGGAGGCATCGGCTTTACCTGGGAGCACGACATGCACTTCTGGTTCAAACGCGCCAAGGCGAACGAAGCTCTCTTCGGAAGTCCGGCCTTTCACCGAGAGCGCATCGCCGCGCTCTCCGGATGGTGA
- a CDS encoding acyl-CoA dehydrogenase family protein, with amino-acid sequence MDLTFSKEDEKFRRGVRTWLRKHLPRRHEEIDGGEDLNFEGPQQIAAAKKWQRTVQEAGYVAIDWPEDFGGKNASAVRHTILAQEMVAHRAPGLIGQLGLHMLGPTLIRCGTDSQRKRFLPKILTAEEIWCQGYSEPGSGSDLASLRTKAEIDGDFFVVNGQKIWTTTAHFADWMFCLVRTNPDAPKHKGISYLLIDMSTPGIEVRPLVQMTGQSGFNEVFFTDVRIPKENLVGELHGGWAVANTTLSHERNMLANPARTQQLMADLLRLAARRNDNGGKVSRDALLRQKLADLQIRVDMMKYHSWKQLSDEVHGRPPGAGASINKLVTTELNHEICSVALELLGDYGPLVGRSPHAEDRGLWPRDWMFTLGMIIGGGTSQIQKNIIAERVLGLPRGN; translated from the coding sequence GTGGATCTCACATTCAGCAAGGAGGATGAGAAGTTTCGGCGCGGCGTGCGCACGTGGCTACGCAAACACCTCCCCAGACGCCACGAAGAGATCGATGGCGGCGAAGACCTGAACTTCGAGGGCCCACAACAAATCGCGGCGGCGAAGAAGTGGCAACGAACGGTTCAGGAGGCCGGCTACGTGGCCATCGACTGGCCCGAGGACTTCGGCGGCAAAAACGCGAGCGCCGTTCGTCACACGATCCTTGCCCAAGAGATGGTAGCCCACCGAGCACCGGGCTTGATCGGACAACTCGGGCTCCACATGCTCGGCCCCACGCTGATCCGGTGCGGCACGGACTCGCAACGAAAGCGCTTCCTTCCCAAGATCCTCACGGCCGAAGAGATCTGGTGCCAGGGCTATTCCGAGCCCGGGTCCGGCTCTGACCTCGCATCGCTCCGCACCAAAGCGGAGATCGACGGCGACTTCTTCGTGGTGAACGGCCAGAAGATCTGGACGACGACCGCACACTTCGCGGACTGGATGTTCTGTCTCGTCCGAACGAACCCCGACGCACCGAAACACAAGGGCATTTCATACCTCCTAATCGACATGAGCACCCCGGGGATCGAAGTCCGCCCCTTGGTGCAGATGACCGGACAATCGGGGTTCAACGAGGTCTTCTTCACCGACGTGCGGATCCCGAAGGAAAACCTCGTCGGTGAACTGCACGGCGGGTGGGCGGTTGCGAACACCACGCTCTCTCACGAGCGAAACATGCTCGCGAATCCGGCGCGCACCCAACAACTCATGGCCGACCTGTTGCGCCTCGCCGCGCGGCGCAACGACAACGGCGGGAAGGTCTCGCGCGATGCGCTGCTCCGCCAGAAGCTCGCTGATCTCCAGATCCGGGTCGACATGATGAAGTACCACTCCTGGAAGCAACTCTCCGACGAAGTCCACGGCCGACCCCCCGGTGCCGGAGCCTCCATCAACAAGCTCGTGACAACGGAGTTGAACCACGAGATTTGCAGCGTCGCTCTCGAACTTCTGGGCGACTACGGGCCACTCGTCGGCCGTTCGCCCCACGCCGAGGACCGCGGCCTGTGGCCGCGCGACTGGATGTTCACACTCGGCATGATCATCGGCGGCGGCACTTCCCAGATTCAGAAAAACATCATCGCCGAGCGCGTGCTCGGGCTTCCCCGCGGGAACTAA
- a CDS encoding right-handed parallel beta-helix repeat-containing protein has product MQFATASGLLVGILSTVLAVASADAKNCGGDVACECGDTLRGVAVLTGDLRSCADDGLRLKNDALLDCAGHELSGSRNGEGVLLDGAVGATVLNCRIAGFKTGVRIRGGRDNLVSGNEITGNRRYGVELAKATTGNQLQSNRIVGSGDEGVHIGSNAHGTVVVGNEIEDSKRENLYVLSADGGVFTANFLSGSGDAAIYVKHSSGNVFAANEVRGHIVHVRGHSIANRFEDTHMQGGRFVFEAYKDKHPAGVKGWTRPADNEVVGGAVLDTKTCFQFKGASDNQASGVAENGCRAKKQSKKGGQKAKRNAVSLVESPT; this is encoded by the coding sequence ATGCAGTTTGCGACGGCGTCCGGGTTATTGGTCGGAATACTCAGCACGGTTCTCGCCGTGGCATCGGCGGATGCGAAGAACTGCGGTGGGGACGTTGCATGCGAATGCGGCGACACGCTGCGCGGTGTCGCGGTCCTGACCGGCGATCTCCGCAGCTGCGCCGACGACGGCCTGCGGCTGAAGAACGACGCTCTTCTCGACTGCGCGGGGCATGAGCTCTCGGGGAGTCGCAACGGAGAAGGCGTCCTTCTCGATGGGGCTGTCGGAGCGACCGTCCTCAACTGTCGAATCGCCGGCTTCAAGACGGGCGTCCGGATCCGCGGAGGAAGAGACAACCTCGTCTCAGGGAACGAAATTACGGGCAATCGTCGTTACGGCGTCGAACTCGCCAAGGCGACGACCGGGAACCAGCTGCAATCGAATCGCATCGTCGGCAGCGGGGACGAAGGCGTTCACATCGGTTCCAACGCGCACGGTACGGTCGTCGTCGGAAACGAGATTGAGGACAGCAAGCGCGAGAACCTCTATGTTCTCTCCGCCGACGGGGGCGTTTTCACGGCGAACTTCCTTAGTGGAAGCGGTGATGCGGCGATCTACGTGAAGCACTCCTCCGGCAACGTGTTTGCTGCGAACGAGGTGCGCGGGCACATCGTGCACGTACGCGGCCACTCGATCGCGAATCGATTCGAGGACACGCACATGCAGGGGGGCCGCTTCGTGTTCGAGGCGTACAAGGACAAACATCCCGCCGGCGTGAAGGGTTGGACGCGCCCGGCCGACAACGAAGTCGTCGGTGGCGCCGTACTCGATACGAAGACGTGCTTTCAGTTCAAAGGCGCCTCGGACAACCAGGCGTCGGGTGTCGCCGAGAACGGCTGCAGGGCCAAGAAGCAGAGCAAGAAAGGCGGGCAGAAGGCCAAGCGAAACGCGGTCTCGCTCGTCGAGTCGCCTACTTGA
- a CDS encoding FAD-binding oxidoreductase, whose protein sequence is MDDPALDDALARIRNLVGARGWIEDTAEMEPHLVEWRNRWRGRARAVVRPGSTEEVAEVVRIAAEVGIPIVPQAGNTSLCGGSVPDEDGRAIVLSVSRLARVREIDALDYTMTVEAGCVLADVQRAAAAADRLFPLSLAAEGTCEIGGNLSTNAGGVHVLRYGNARQLVLGLEVVLPDGRVWDGLRRLRKDNTGYALRELFLGAEGTLGIITAAVLKLFPRPRARWVALAAVRDVSAALELLSRTRAATGDTVSSFELIPRIALDYVLRHIPGTTDPLRERHERYVLVELDSPVEGDGDLAARGESLFEKAVADGLVLDAAVAESDAQIDALWKLRESISEAQKGEGASVKHDVAVPVSRVPEFLDEATRKVEAEWPGVRVVAFGHLGDGNIHFNLSVPEGGADEPFLDHWSAFSRIVHDVVTSMNGSIAAEHGIGRLKRDDLAHYKSATEMDLMRALKRTLDPKGIMNPGRVV, encoded by the coding sequence ATGGACGACCCCGCGTTGGATGACGCGCTTGCCAGAATCCGGAACCTGGTCGGAGCGCGCGGCTGGATCGAAGATACGGCCGAGATGGAGCCGCACCTCGTCGAGTGGCGCAACAGGTGGCGAGGTCGGGCCCGTGCCGTCGTGCGACCGGGCTCGACGGAGGAGGTCGCCGAGGTGGTTCGGATCGCCGCGGAGGTCGGGATCCCGATCGTCCCGCAGGCCGGCAACACGTCGCTTTGTGGTGGATCGGTCCCGGACGAGGACGGTCGCGCGATCGTTCTCTCGGTCTCGCGACTCGCCCGCGTGCGGGAGATCGATGCGCTCGACTACACGATGACCGTCGAGGCGGGATGCGTTCTCGCCGACGTGCAACGAGCCGCCGCCGCCGCGGATCGGTTGTTCCCCCTGAGCCTCGCCGCGGAAGGGACGTGTGAGATCGGTGGGAATCTGTCGACGAATGCAGGCGGTGTGCACGTTCTTCGGTATGGCAATGCACGCCAACTCGTCCTCGGACTCGAGGTGGTCTTGCCCGATGGGCGGGTATGGGATGGACTGCGTCGGCTGCGGAAGGACAATACCGGCTACGCGCTGCGAGAGCTGTTCCTCGGAGCGGAGGGCACGCTGGGAATCATCACCGCGGCCGTGCTGAAGTTGTTTCCGCGCCCGCGCGCGCGGTGGGTCGCGTTGGCAGCGGTCCGCGATGTCTCAGCCGCTCTCGAGCTCCTTTCGCGGACCCGAGCGGCGACTGGCGACACCGTCTCCAGCTTTGAGCTGATTCCCCGCATCGCGCTCGACTACGTCTTGCGCCACATCCCCGGAACGACCGATCCCCTTCGCGAACGGCATGAGCGGTACGTCCTCGTGGAACTCGACTCGCCGGTCGAGGGCGACGGAGATCTCGCGGCTCGCGGCGAGAGTCTGTTCGAGAAGGCTGTGGCCGACGGCCTCGTACTCGATGCCGCCGTGGCCGAGAGCGACGCGCAGATCGACGCGTTGTGGAAACTGCGTGAGAGCATCTCCGAGGCGCAGAAGGGGGAGGGCGCGAGCGTAAAGCACGATGTCGCCGTGCCTGTCAGTCGCGTTCCGGAGTTCCTCGATGAGGCGACCCGAAAGGTGGAGGCCGAGTGGCCGGGGGTGCGCGTGGTCGCGTTCGGCCATCTCGGCGATGGCAATATCCACTTCAACCTGAGCGTTCCCGAGGGCGGCGCCGACGAGCCGTTTCTGGATCATTGGAGCGCGTTTAGTCGGATCGTGCACGACGTGGTCACGTCGATGAACGGTAGCATCGCCGCGGAGCACGGCATCGGCCGGCTCAAGCGAGACGACCTCGCGCACTACAAGAGCGCCACCGAGATGGATCTCATGCGTGCGCTGAAGCGCACCTTGGATCCCAAGGGCATCATGAATCCCGGTCGTGTGGTCTAG
- a CDS encoding enoyl-CoA hydratase-related protein: MSEVSPAVRYEVSEAGVATLTLDRPDKRNAMMPPDWGALEDGLDEAAADDAVKVIVVTGAGGTFCSGGDLKTMGERLEQSPVKRSTELHRLVRSTQRFRETLKPVIGAVNGPAIGAGCVLALACDVRLAAASASFSVPFLRIGMQPDFGGAYFLPRILGTAKTFELLWMQDSLSAAQAEELGVVNRVFPDDEFVGGVRAFAERVARNPPGALAMSKLTVYHGAEQSLRELLDLEALAQTVLSKSDDAREGVQAFVEKRRPRFRGA, translated from the coding sequence ATGAGCGAAGTCTCTCCAGCCGTCCGCTACGAGGTCAGCGAGGCGGGCGTCGCGACCCTGACCCTCGATCGTCCGGATAAGCGCAATGCGATGATGCCCCCGGATTGGGGCGCGCTGGAGGACGGACTGGACGAGGCCGCCGCGGATGATGCGGTCAAGGTGATCGTCGTCACGGGGGCCGGAGGGACGTTTTGCTCCGGCGGTGACCTGAAGACGATGGGGGAGCGTCTCGAGCAGTCGCCGGTGAAGCGGTCGACGGAACTCCATCGGCTCGTGCGCTCGACCCAGCGGTTTCGTGAGACGCTGAAGCCCGTGATCGGTGCCGTGAACGGGCCTGCGATCGGTGCGGGGTGCGTGCTGGCGCTCGCTTGCGATGTCAGGCTCGCTGCGGCCAGCGCCAGCTTCTCCGTCCCTTTCCTTCGGATCGGCATGCAGCCGGACTTTGGCGGTGCGTATTTTCTGCCCCGCATCCTGGGGACGGCGAAGACCTTCGAGCTTCTCTGGATGCAGGATTCGCTATCGGCCGCGCAGGCCGAGGAACTCGGGGTAGTGAATCGCGTCTTCCCAGACGACGAGTTCGTAGGTGGTGTTCGCGCCTTCGCCGAGCGCGTGGCGCGCAACCCGCCCGGGGCTCTCGCGATGTCGAAGCTCACCGTCTATCACGGTGCCGAACAGTCGCTGCGCGAGTTGCTCGACCTGGAGGCACTCGCGCAGACGGTTCTCTCGAAATCCGATGACGCCCGGGAGGGCGTCCAAGCTTTCGTCGAAAAGCGCCGACCGCGCTTCCGCGGCGCGTGA
- a CDS encoding DUF423 domain-containing protein has product MAGKIIAAGAAFAGIGVALGAFGAHGLKDRLTPDLLEIYQTAVQYQFYHSFGLILLGLFVAQRGEVSGAGAAAWAFSIGILLFSGSLYVLALTGAKWLGAITPLGGLAFLVGWGLFVWAAIKS; this is encoded by the coding sequence GTGGCAGGAAAGATCATCGCGGCCGGTGCGGCGTTCGCCGGCATTGGCGTCGCGCTCGGAGCGTTCGGAGCGCACGGGCTGAAGGACCGGCTCACGCCGGATCTGCTCGAGATCTATCAAACCGCGGTGCAGTACCAGTTCTACCATTCCTTCGGACTGATCCTGCTGGGTCTGTTCGTCGCGCAGCGCGGCGAGGTTTCCGGAGCCGGTGCGGCCGCGTGGGCGTTCTCGATAGGCATCCTGCTGTTCTCGGGAAGTCTGTACGTTCTCGCGCTCACGGGAGCGAAGTGGCTCGGCGCGATCACTCCACTCGGTGGCCTCGCCTTCCTCGTCGGGTGGGGGCTCTTCGTCTGGGCCGCGATCAAGAGCTAG
- a CDS encoding alginate export family protein — protein sequence MTRGSGDSNPTDGKHTTFFQMLPTARIYAQTPFYNMMNNQDVFVQTFLKPADSVSMQIAGHWLRVNDSADFAYFGGGATSDTFFGFGGVAAKGATELAYLADVSVTWQSTRNVKFYGYYGHGFGQGIVNANFITSDLNYATGR from the coding sequence ATCACGCGGGGCTCAGGTGATTCGAACCCGACTGATGGCAAGCACACTACGTTCTTTCAGATGCTCCCAACCGCGCGCATCTACGCGCAGACTCCATTCTACAACATGATGAACAACCAGGACGTGTTCGTTCAGACTTTCCTCAAGCCCGCCGACAGCGTCTCGATGCAGATCGCCGGGCATTGGCTCCGGGTGAACGATAGCGCCGACTTCGCCTACTTCGGCGGCGGTGCGACCAGCGACACGTTCTTCGGTTTCGGAGGCGTCGCGGCGAAGGGTGCAACAGAGCTGGCGTACCTCGCTGACGTTTCGGTGACATGGCAGTCAACCCGAAACGTGAAATTCTATGGGTACTACGGCCACGGGTTCGGGCAGGGCATCGTGAACGCGAACTTCATAACGAGCGACCTGAACTACGCTACGGGGAGATGA
- a CDS encoding serine hydrolase, whose translation MSDAESQGICARRFARVREVFDEGFRERGELGAAVTVTVGGETVVDLWGGHADVGKTKPWERDTLVNVYSTTKGMTAICAHQLIDEGLLDLDAPVAEYWPEFAQGGKERMPVRMLFCHQGGLAAVEEVLPAEALYSWTAMCDALAAQTPWWTPGESHGYHAVTFGWLVGELVCRLRGKSLGTVFRERIAEPLAADFWIGLPPSEHPRVTDIQAAPPGAVGDTIALAEAFLTNPTGLVAKAFLNPPSMALGANNAPWREAEIPGANGHATARGIARVYAALANGGEVDGVHVLSPEGVERCRTEQSHGQDLVLQRSTRFGLGFMLPQDEPGARIGGDGAFGHPGAGGSLGFADPEARVSFGYTMNQMGPHILLDPRATALVDATYRCLEQGA comes from the coding sequence ATGTCGGATGCCGAGAGCCAGGGGATATGTGCGCGGCGCTTTGCGCGCGTTCGGGAGGTGTTCGACGAGGGCTTCCGTGAACGGGGCGAGCTCGGAGCCGCCGTGACCGTCACTGTGGGTGGCGAGACCGTGGTCGATCTCTGGGGCGGCCATGCGGACGTCGGGAAGACAAAGCCGTGGGAGCGCGACACCCTGGTCAACGTCTACTCGACTACCAAGGGCATGACCGCGATCTGTGCCCATCAGCTCATCGACGAAGGCCTGCTCGATCTCGATGCGCCCGTTGCAGAGTACTGGCCCGAGTTCGCTCAGGGCGGCAAGGAGCGGATGCCCGTCCGCATGCTGTTCTGCCATCAGGGTGGGCTCGCCGCCGTCGAGGAGGTTCTCCCCGCGGAGGCGCTCTACAGCTGGACGGCGATGTGTGACGCTCTCGCGGCACAGACGCCGTGGTGGACGCCTGGTGAGAGCCATGGTTACCACGCGGTCACGTTCGGCTGGCTGGTGGGCGAGCTCGTCTGTCGGTTGCGCGGCAAGAGTCTCGGGACGGTGTTCCGCGAGCGGATCGCCGAGCCGCTCGCCGCCGACTTCTGGATCGGATTGCCGCCGAGTGAGCATCCGCGCGTGACGGACATTCAGGCGGCGCCGCCCGGTGCGGTCGGTGACACGATCGCGCTGGCCGAGGCGTTCCTCACCAACCCGACGGGACTCGTCGCGAAAGCGTTTCTGAACCCGCCATCGATGGCGCTCGGTGCGAACAACGCGCCATGGCGAGAAGCGGAGATCCCGGGTGCGAACGGCCATGCCACGGCGCGCGGGATCGCCCGCGTATACGCGGCGCTCGCGAACGGGGGAGAGGTCGACGGTGTCCACGTGCTCTCGCCCGAGGGAGTCGAACGGTGCCGCACCGAGCAGTCGCACGGGCAAGACCTGGTGCTGCAGCGCTCGACGCGTTTCGGCCTCGGGTTCATGCTGCCCCAGGACGAGCCCGGCGCGCGCATCGGCGGTGACGGTGCGTTCGGCCATCCGGGGGCCGGTGGCTCTCTGGGCTTCGCCGATCCCGAAGCGCGCGTTTCATTCGGATACACGATGAACCAGATGGGACCTCACATCTTGCTCGACCCGCGGGCGACCGCGCTCGTCGATGCCACGTACCGCTGTCTCGAACAAGGAGCTTGA